From Deinococcus misasensis DSM 22328, one genomic window encodes:
- a CDS encoding type 1 glutamine amidotransferase domain-containing protein, with protein sequence MSKRILVILSEHGYWGEELIGPLETFDQAGYQVDFATPTGKRAHALPPSMDPEYIDPPLGKSVTSQEVADKVKALEATTRLDNPLSIAEMLPERPYYASPNFLREMEAYYKARDARVEELTDTYDAVLIVGGSGPIVDLANNERVHDIILGFHGSSKPIGAECYGVACLAFARDWENRKSIIWGKRVTGHCKEYDYKDGTGFLGTDFNMGPPPYPLEYILRDATGPDGAYIGNFGKETSVIVDFPFITGRSTPDSYLTGQKMVEVLEKGLTRFGW encoded by the coding sequence ATGAGCAAGCGTATTTTGGTGATCCTTTCCGAGCATGGTTACTGGGGTGAAGAATTGATCGGTCCTCTGGAGACCTTCGATCAAGCAGGCTATCAAGTGGATTTTGCCACCCCCACCGGAAAACGTGCCCATGCCCTCCCCCCGAGCATGGACCCCGAGTACATTGATCCCCCTCTGGGAAAAAGCGTCACCTCTCAGGAAGTGGCCGACAAGGTGAAGGCCCTTGAAGCCACCACCCGACTGGACAACCCCCTCAGCATTGCAGAAATGCTCCCTGAGCGGCCTTATTATGCTTCCCCCAATTTCCTGCGTGAAATGGAAGCCTACTACAAGGCCCGCGATGCCAGAGTGGAAGAACTGACCGACACTTACGACGCTGTGCTGATCGTGGGCGGAAGCGGTCCCATCGTGGACCTCGCCAACAACGAACGGGTGCACGACATCATTCTGGGCTTTCATGGCTCATCCAAACCCATTGGTGCCGAATGTTACGGGGTGGCCTGTCTGGCCTTCGCCCGCGACTGGGAAAACCGCAAGAGCATCATCTGGGGCAAACGGGTCACCGGGCACTGCAAGGAATACGACTACAAAGACGGCACGGGATTCCTGGGCACCGACTTCAACATGGGCCCACCCCCTTACCCTCTGGAGTACATCCTGCGCGATGCCACCGGCCCAGATGGGGCATACATTGGCAACTTCGGAAAAGAAACCTCGGTGATTGTGGATTTCCCTTTCATCACCGGACGCTCCACCCCGGATTCCTACCTGACCGGACAGAAGATGGTGGAAGTCCTCGAAAAAGGCCTCACCCGGTTCGGCTGGTAA
- a CDS encoding DJ-1/PfpI family protein, translated as MGKKVLVLASNVGLWAEELQAPWDALKKAGHDLTLATHKGLKPLPMQISMNPDFIDPFQNYHVNPQEVVDRTHELLKNGEWDNPIKIQDARMADFDAIVIVGGPGSALDLVGNPNVHDLLTEAFQSDKMMGALCYAVGCFVWSRNPETGKSIIQGKRVCAHPKEWDFKDDMTYDLVGTDGDNQGTNLVTRGFVFPLQVIVEDAVGPEGHVTSDHNANREQPCVEYDWPFVTALSVESSIAFGDKLVEVLASR; from the coding sequence ATGGGTAAGAAAGTGCTGGTGCTGGCCTCGAATGTGGGATTGTGGGCCGAGGAATTGCAGGCCCCATGGGATGCACTGAAAAAAGCTGGACATGACCTGACCTTGGCCACACACAAGGGCCTCAAACCGCTTCCCATGCAAATCAGCATGAATCCGGATTTCATTGACCCTTTCCAGAACTACCATGTGAATCCGCAAGAGGTGGTGGACCGCACCCACGAACTCCTGAAAAACGGGGAGTGGGACAACCCCATCAAAATTCAGGATGCCCGCATGGCTGACTTTGACGCCATCGTGATTGTGGGTGGGCCGGGATCGGCTCTGGATCTGGTGGGCAACCCCAACGTGCATGACCTGCTCACCGAAGCCTTCCAGAGCGACAAAATGATGGGCGCACTGTGTTACGCCGTGGGGTGTTTCGTGTGGTCCCGCAACCCCGAGACCGGCAAGAGCATCATTCAGGGCAAGCGGGTGTGTGCCCACCCCAAAGAGTGGGACTTCAAAGACGACATGACCTACGATCTGGTCGGCACAGATGGGGACAACCAGGGCACCAATCTGGTGACCCGAGGTTTTGTGTTCCCGTTGCAGGTGATCGTGGAAGACGCCGTGGGACCCGAGGGGCATGTGACTTCCGACCACAACGCCAACCGCGAACAGCCCTGCGTGGAATACGACTGGCCTTTTGTGACGGCCCTGTCGGTGGAATCGTCCATCGCTTTCGGGGACAAACTGGTCGAAGTGCTGGCCAGCAGGTGA
- a CDS encoding ester cyclase → MTAETGSTLNASSLAYRLVQWLNGERHLRDVPFSEQATLSFPVHARHPLSVAGFEQHLQSWQAALPDHHIEITGAVCHPERVLLHIQRSGRHLGEDLHTVAGTFPPSGQKCSVTGMLWVEAQHGKIQQVIVREDVGGLLRQLGHTQNPADSEPHLHTARRYFTELMNEGRLETIEEILTEDFQFIIPTQPVPLQGHEAMRRFVTRLRTVFPDVHFKVEQDFAQGHQVAALWSLTGTHSDTFLGIEASGRKVHDSGIDIFVFEGERIKTLYVNQNDLELLEQLRGK, encoded by the coding sequence ATGACTGCTGAGACCGGATCCACTTTGAATGCATCTTCTCTGGCGTACCGACTGGTGCAGTGGCTGAATGGGGAAAGACACCTGAGGGATGTCCCTTTCTCCGAGCAGGCCACCCTGTCTTTCCCGGTTCACGCCCGGCATCCGCTGTCTGTGGCAGGGTTTGAACAACACCTGCAAAGCTGGCAGGCGGCCCTGCCGGACCACCACATCGAAATCACCGGTGCAGTGTGTCACCCCGAGCGGGTCCTGCTGCACATCCAGAGGTCCGGCAGGCACCTCGGGGAGGACCTGCACACGGTTGCAGGCACCTTTCCCCCTTCCGGACAGAAATGCTCTGTGACAGGCATGCTCTGGGTGGAGGCGCAGCACGGCAAAATCCAGCAGGTGATCGTGCGTGAAGACGTGGGGGGCCTCCTCAGGCAACTCGGGCACACCCAAAACCCTGCTGATTCAGAGCCACACCTGCACACTGCAAGGCGTTACTTCACAGAACTGATGAATGAGGGCCGTCTGGAGACCATCGAGGAGATCCTCACCGAGGATTTCCAGTTCATCATCCCGACACAACCTGTGCCCCTGCAAGGCCATGAAGCGATGCGGCGTTTCGTGACCCGCCTGAGGACGGTGTTTCCAGATGTGCACTTCAAGGTTGAGCAGGATTTCGCGCAGGGACATCAGGTGGCTGCCCTCTGGAGCCTCACAGGAACCCACTCGGACACCTTTCTGGGCATCGAAGCTTCCGGTCGGAAGGTGCACGACTCGGGCATCGACATTTTTGTCTTTGAAGGGGAGCGCATCAAAACCCTGTACGTCAACCAGAACGATCTGGAACTGCTCGAACAACTGAGGGGCAAGTAA
- a CDS encoding thiamine pyrophosphate-binding protein yields the protein MTPPSVKTGRHAIIEQFMLDGMPYMFGNPGTVEQGFLDALEDYADFKYILTLQETIAVAMADGYARALNHPALVQLHSSVGVGNGIGMLYQAMRGHAPLVVIAGEAGTQYDSMDAQMAVDLVAMARPVTKYATRVIEPQSLLRVLRRAIKIAATPPCGPVFISLPMDVLDAPITEEIRPTTTVHTQVTPPIEQLQEAANWLAAAQNPLILMGDGIAFSGAQAELAAVAEAVGAPVWGVNSSEVNLPASHPLFAGLTGHMFGETSKRIVEDADVILVSGTYLFPEVFPSLKRPFAEDARIIHIDLSPYEMAKNFEVDLALLGDPRSALGVLAGLLNVHMGAEQKTAAHERTRLHQQKKLSQEQEQKNRDQEEMQKGHATMAAFAATLAELAPENTILFDEALTSSPALNRYLPAEKPGHFFQTRGGSLGVGIPGALGIQLARPDSTVVAFTGDGGSMYTIQALWTAVHHQIPAKFVVCNNGAYQLLKNNIDQYWKEQGIEAHGHPKSFELISPVIDFAQVSQGMHVPALKVQRIEDIRPAIEQMLAHNGPFLIDLVLTES from the coding sequence ATGACCCCGCCTTCTGTGAAAACCGGAAGGCATGCCATCATCGAGCAGTTCATGCTCGATGGCATGCCCTACATGTTTGGCAACCCCGGAACGGTTGAACAGGGCTTTCTGGACGCCCTCGAAGATTACGCGGACTTCAAATACATCCTCACCCTGCAAGAAACCATTGCGGTGGCCATGGCAGATGGGTACGCCCGGGCCCTGAACCACCCGGCTCTGGTGCAACTGCACTCCAGTGTGGGGGTCGGAAACGGCATCGGCATGCTGTATCAGGCCATGCGGGGGCATGCCCCTCTGGTGGTGATTGCCGGAGAGGCCGGAACCCAGTACGACAGCATGGATGCCCAGATGGCGGTGGACCTGGTGGCCATGGCCCGTCCGGTCACCAAGTACGCCACCAGAGTGATCGAACCCCAGTCGTTGCTCAGGGTGCTGCGTCGGGCCATCAAAATTGCCGCCACCCCACCTTGCGGTCCGGTGTTCATCAGCCTGCCGATGGATGTGCTGGATGCCCCCATCACCGAGGAGATCCGGCCCACCACCACCGTGCACACCCAAGTCACCCCTCCCATTGAGCAATTGCAGGAAGCTGCGAACTGGCTTGCTGCTGCACAAAACCCCTTGATCCTGATGGGGGACGGCATTGCGTTCTCTGGGGCACAGGCAGAACTGGCCGCAGTTGCAGAAGCGGTGGGTGCACCCGTCTGGGGGGTCAACTCCAGCGAAGTCAACCTGCCTGCCAGTCACCCCCTGTTTGCAGGCCTCACCGGACACATGTTCGGAGAGACCAGCAAACGCATCGTGGAAGACGCGGATGTGATTCTGGTCAGCGGAACCTACCTCTTTCCAGAGGTTTTCCCTTCGCTGAAACGTCCTTTCGCAGAAGATGCTCGCATCATCCACATTGACCTGAGTCCCTACGAAATGGCCAAGAACTTCGAGGTGGATCTGGCCCTGCTGGGCGATCCCCGTTCGGCTCTGGGGGTGCTGGCCGGTTTGCTGAACGTGCACATGGGTGCAGAACAGAAAACCGCTGCCCATGAACGCACCCGTTTGCACCAGCAGAAAAAACTCAGTCAGGAACAAGAGCAGAAAAACCGGGATCAAGAGGAGATGCAAAAAGGGCATGCCACCATGGCAGCTTTTGCCGCAACCCTCGCAGAACTTGCCCCGGAGAACACCATTCTTTTCGATGAGGCCCTCACCAGCAGTCCGGCCCTCAACCGGTACCTGCCTGCCGAAAAGCCCGGCCATTTCTTCCAGACCCGAGGTGGCTCTCTGGGTGTGGGGATTCCTGGTGCGCTGGGCATCCAGCTGGCCCGCCCGGACAGCACCGTGGTGGCGTTCACCGGAGATGGGGGCAGCATGTACACCATTCAGGCGCTCTGGACCGCGGTGCACCACCAGATTCCGGCCAAGTTTGTGGTGTGCAACAACGGGGCCTACCAGCTTCTGAAAAACAACATCGACCAGTACTGGAAAGAGCAGGGCATCGAGGCCCACGGCCATCCGAAGTCCTTCGAACTGATTTCTCCGGTGATTGATTTTGCACAGGTGTCTCAGGGCATGCACGTTCCGGCCCTGAAAGTTCAGCGCATCGAAGACATCCGACCTGCCATCGAGCAGATGCTGGCCCACAACGGCCCTTTCCTCATCGATCTGGTGCTCACAGAAAGTTAG
- the nrdF gene encoding class 1b ribonucleoside-diphosphate reductase subunit beta, whose translation MRHLERTSFEAVNWNVPEDPISKLFWDQNVRQFWVDEEIPLADDKLDHMALSRAEQHTYEQVLGGLTLLDTEQGGVGMPQISSFVPGLQAKSVLSFMGAMEHMHAKSYSSIFSTLCTTKRISEVFDWVQGNPHLQAKLRYVHEKYTSIQSERDLYLAMGTSVFLESFLFYSGFFYPLYLAGQGKLVSSGEIINLIIRDESVHGVYVGMLAQQHFEKAGPTEQNALREDILGILEDLHRIEEQYTAELYDPIGLTREVLQFSRYNADKALMNLGFDPHFQVTENDVHPVVFSGLRTETRNHDFFSTKGNGYIKTTKVETLQDEDFVF comes from the coding sequence ATGCGCCATCTAGAAAGAACCTCCTTCGAGGCCGTCAACTGGAATGTTCCCGAAGACCCCATCTCCAAACTGTTCTGGGACCAGAACGTGCGCCAATTCTGGGTGGATGAAGAAATCCCTCTGGCAGACGACAAACTGGACCACATGGCCCTCTCCAGAGCCGAACAGCACACTTACGAACAGGTGCTGGGTGGTCTGACCCTCCTTGACACCGAGCAGGGTGGTGTGGGCATGCCGCAGATTTCTTCTTTTGTGCCGGGTTTGCAGGCCAAAAGTGTCCTGTCTTTCATGGGTGCCATGGAGCACATGCACGCCAAGAGCTACAGCAGCATTTTCTCTACGCTGTGCACCACCAAACGCATTTCGGAGGTCTTCGATTGGGTGCAGGGAAACCCCCACTTGCAGGCCAAACTCCGGTACGTGCACGAAAAATACACCTCCATCCAGAGTGAGCGTGACCTGTACCTCGCGATGGGCACCAGTGTGTTTCTGGAGTCCTTTTTGTTCTACTCGGGTTTCTTTTACCCGCTGTACCTTGCTGGACAGGGCAAACTGGTGTCCAGCGGAGAAATCATCAATTTGATCATCCGGGACGAGTCGGTGCACGGGGTGTACGTGGGGATGCTGGCCCAACAGCACTTTGAAAAAGCAGGCCCCACAGAACAAAATGCCCTGAGAGAAGACATTCTGGGCATTCTGGAAGACCTGCACCGCATCGAAGAACAGTACACCGCAGAGCTGTACGACCCCATCGGCCTGACCCGAGAAGTGCTGCAATTCTCACGGTACAACGCAGACAAAGCCCTGATGAACCTCGGGTTTGATCCTCACTTTCAGGTCACTGAAAACGACGTGCATCCAGTGGTGTTCTCGGGACTGCGCACCGAAACCCGCAACCACGACTTTTTCTCCACCAAGGGCAACGGGTACATCAAAACCACCAAAGTGGAAACCCTGCAAGACGAAGACTTCGTGTTCTGA
- a CDS encoding cation:proton antiporter produces the protein MTDTPWLALLLGLMAAWAAGRVCLRHGYPPMLGELLLGVLLGWAGLLHHPEMLQTLGAFGVVLMLVAVGATLNLKALLQDRKRLLPLAMLGFLVPALSGYGLLSMAGLGHNTSLMGALVLGNTALVTTSRLVVDLKLLDSQLGRTLLGIAALTIVLVMLTFSLNQAVSGGAGGFALFPLLLFGVGLWLFPKVVGWAQQEAARASNAGSPEKGLLPLLIGLFLLVVLSDQAGLGFVLGAFLAGVFMGPLLVHSSNGWLLAQLKVWGFSVLSPLFYVAVGAQVQVVWQDLGWVLLLTLLALLGKGLTLWTVARLQGSTGRDSTLQAISLNARGGIDLVLLSTALGLQMISQSWFSILVLVVWLCTLTVPLALKAYGLQRSMQVQGNYRI, from the coding sequence ATGACCGACACCCCCTGGCTTGCCCTGCTCCTTGGCCTGATGGCCGCGTGGGCAGCAGGTCGGGTGTGTTTGCGTCATGGGTATCCCCCCATGCTGGGTGAACTGCTGCTCGGGGTCCTGCTGGGATGGGCCGGTCTGCTGCACCACCCCGAGATGCTGCAAACCCTCGGTGCTTTCGGGGTGGTCCTGATGCTGGTGGCGGTGGGGGCCACTTTGAACCTGAAAGCCCTCTTGCAGGACCGCAAACGGCTGCTTCCATTGGCCATGCTGGGTTTTCTGGTGCCTGCACTTTCGGGCTACGGTCTCCTGAGCATGGCCGGTCTGGGCCACAACACCTCCCTGATGGGGGCTCTGGTGCTGGGCAACACCGCACTGGTGACCACCAGCCGTCTGGTGGTGGACCTGAAACTGCTGGACTCGCAACTCGGGCGCACCTTGCTGGGCATTGCAGCCCTGACCATCGTGCTGGTGATGCTGACCTTCAGCCTCAATCAGGCCGTGAGCGGAGGAGCAGGTGGGTTTGCCCTCTTTCCCCTGCTGTTGTTCGGGGTCGGACTGTGGCTGTTTCCAAAAGTGGTCGGATGGGCACAGCAAGAAGCCGCCCGGGCCAGCAACGCAGGCAGCCCCGAGAAAGGCTTGCTTCCCCTCTTGATCGGTCTGTTTTTGCTGGTGGTCTTGTCCGATCAGGCCGGGCTGGGTTTTGTGCTGGGGGCCTTTCTGGCAGGGGTCTTCATGGGACCTTTGCTGGTGCACAGCTCCAACGGATGGTTGCTGGCGCAGCTCAAAGTGTGGGGGTTTTCGGTGCTGTCACCGTTGTTTTACGTGGCGGTGGGGGCACAGGTGCAAGTGGTCTGGCAGGACCTCGGCTGGGTCCTGTTGCTGACTTTGTTGGCTTTGCTGGGCAAAGGACTGACCCTCTGGACGGTGGCCCGTTTGCAGGGCAGCACCGGACGGGACAGCACCCTGCAAGCCATCAGTCTGAATGCCCGTGGAGGCATTGATCTGGTGTTGCTCTCCACGGCTCTGGGGCTGCAAATGATTTCCCAGAGCTGGTTTTCCATTCTGGTGCTGGTGGTGTGGCTTTGTACCCTGACCGTGCCTCTGGCCCTGAAGGCTTACGGGCTGCAACGCAGCATGCAAGTGCAAGGCAATTACCGAATTTGA
- a CDS encoding MBL fold metallo-hydrolase, translating to MTPPVFHGSIDIFRNETVSIHSYCSPMDGEFVRSQIIETPNSVVVLDVQLTRKYAREVRRYAESLNKPIERVMVSHMHPDHWFGIEEFQDLPLYALKEVQEQLGALGDFWIGLRKPEFGDQIPDHAIVPAHTLPEGPVTIDGVQFVFHKIEKAECITNLMVELPDFKTLLPQDLVYNNVYLFVGELHGPERDVLCFEGWLDTLQDLKTRGFELVIPGHGEPTDSGIFDRCITFLEAAKKVFQSTTDPEQFKAQLIERFPEYRLPLLLDFSAMTLYRLM from the coding sequence ATGACCCCTCCGGTTTTTCATGGCAGCATCGACATCTTCCGCAATGAAACCGTGTCCATCCACAGTTACTGCAGCCCGATGGATGGCGAATTTGTGCGCTCCCAGATCATCGAAACCCCCAACAGTGTGGTGGTTCTGGATGTGCAGCTCACCCGCAAATACGCCCGCGAGGTGCGAAGGTACGCCGAAAGCCTCAACAAACCCATTGAGCGGGTGATGGTGTCGCACATGCACCCGGACCACTGGTTTGGCATCGAAGAATTTCAGGATTTGCCCCTCTATGCCCTGAAAGAAGTGCAGGAGCAACTGGGTGCCCTCGGGGATTTCTGGATTGGCCTGCGCAAACCCGAGTTCGGAGACCAGATTCCCGACCATGCCATCGTGCCTGCACACACCCTCCCTGAAGGCCCCGTGACCATCGATGGGGTGCAGTTCGTGTTCCACAAGATCGAGAAAGCCGAATGCATCACCAACTTGATGGTGGAACTGCCAGATTTCAAAACCCTGCTCCCTCAGGACCTTGTGTACAACAACGTGTACCTGTTCGTTGGAGAATTGCACGGCCCGGAAAGAGATGTGCTGTGCTTCGAGGGCTGGCTGGACACCTTGCAGGACCTCAAAACCAGAGGGTTCGAACTGGTGATTCCCGGTCACGGCGAACCCACCGACTCGGGCATTTTTGACCGCTGCATCACCTTTCTGGAGGCCGCGAAAAAGGTGTTCCAGAGCACCACCGACCCCGAGCAATTCAAGGCCCAGCTCATCGAACGTTTTCCCGAATACCGCCTGCCGTTGCTGCTGGATTTTTCGGCAATGACGCTCTACCGCTTGATGTAA
- a CDS encoding MBL fold metallo-hydrolase, producing MTNTTTDFKVHLVRGRFPVLPSAVNAYVVETPTEVVVIDGTAAISSSQELRQKAESLGKPLRAVLMTHGHPDHFTGLVSFQDLPRYASQGCIDFAHHEDETKWQGGKQYLGDDFPDERTFPNQVVEDGQTLNFGGIDFTFSDLGPGESDHDGMWLCEVDGVQHAFIGDVICNHTHAFFGDGHAIHWIQIIERLQKQLREDARIYVGHGTSPATHGDLEEQKKYLQHFIDTIKDLPRESPVSEATVGMVMGSMKALQPTEELFFLLGYELPQGIERVWKTLGDPT from the coding sequence GTGACGAACACAACGACAGACTTCAAAGTGCATCTGGTGCGCGGACGTTTCCCGGTGCTGCCCAGCGCAGTCAACGCCTACGTGGTGGAGACCCCCACCGAAGTGGTGGTGATTGATGGCACCGCAGCGATTTCCAGTTCTCAGGAACTCCGGCAGAAAGCCGAATCTCTGGGCAAACCGCTGCGTGCCGTCCTGATGACCCACGGCCACCCTGACCACTTCACCGGACTGGTGTCCTTTCAGGACCTTCCCCGTTACGCCTCACAGGGCTGCATCGACTTTGCCCACCACGAAGACGAAACCAAATGGCAGGGGGGCAAACAGTACCTCGGGGATGACTTTCCCGATGAACGCACCTTCCCCAATCAGGTGGTAGAAGACGGTCAGACCCTGAATTTTGGAGGCATCGACTTCACATTCTCGGACCTCGGGCCGGGGGAATCCGACCACGATGGCATGTGGCTCTGCGAAGTGGATGGGGTGCAGCACGCTTTCATTGGGGATGTGATCTGCAACCACACCCACGCCTTTTTTGGAGACGGTCACGCCATTCACTGGATCCAGATCATCGAACGCCTGCAAAAACAACTGCGTGAAGATGCCCGAATTTACGTCGGACACGGCACTTCTCCAGCCACCCATGGGGATCTGGAAGAACAGAAAAAATACCTCCAGCACTTCATCGACACCATCAAAGACCTGCCCAGAGAAAGCCCGGTCAGCGAAGCCACGGTGGGCATGGTGATGGGCAGCATGAAAGCGCTGCAACCCACCGAAGAATTGTTTTTCCTGCTCGGGTATGAACTGCCTCAGGGCATCGAAAGGGTCTGGAAAACCCTCGGGGACCCGACATGA
- a CDS encoding zinc-binding dehydrogenase: protein MKAILLTEPGLQNLKLGQSTLADLKPGDLRIEVKATSLNPVDYKLSTHGHPSWTYPHTPGVDGAGVVLEVGPEVQGIQVGDRVFYHGDLTRAGSFAEQVLVDHRAVTVLPAEMSFEEGAALPCAGLTAYQALVRFCNLQAGQTVLVQGGAGGVGSFAVQIAHQWGARVIATASPAKHELVRSLGADEVIDYRDPEQMVEQVLQFSAGGVDIVLDTVSRASSTLGLQMVRPSGQLAFIAGRPEPEAVQQLGHPIKVHEVMLGGAHVRKDDAAIRDLSRMGEALSSMVVQGKVKVLISQHIGLPEIPEWLIKLKAGEVPFGKVVATL, encoded by the coding sequence ATGAAAGCCATTTTGCTGACCGAGCCCGGCCTCCAGAACCTCAAGTTGGGCCAGAGCACCCTTGCAGACCTGAAGCCTGGGGATTTGCGCATCGAAGTGAAAGCCACCAGCCTGAACCCAGTGGATTACAAACTGTCCACCCATGGACACCCCAGCTGGACTTACCCCCACACGCCCGGTGTGGACGGGGCAGGGGTGGTGCTGGAAGTGGGACCTGAGGTGCAGGGCATTCAGGTGGGTGACCGGGTGTTTTACCATGGTGATTTGACCCGTGCAGGCAGCTTTGCAGAACAGGTGTTGGTGGACCACCGGGCAGTCACGGTCTTGCCTGCCGAAATGTCTTTTGAAGAAGGGGCTGCCCTTCCGTGTGCAGGTTTGACGGCTTATCAAGCGCTGGTGCGGTTTTGCAACCTGCAAGCCGGTCAGACGGTGCTGGTGCAGGGCGGGGCCGGAGGGGTGGGCAGTTTCGCCGTCCAGATTGCCCATCAATGGGGGGCCAGAGTGATTGCCACAGCCAGTCCAGCCAAGCATGAACTGGTGCGCTCTCTGGGTGCAGATGAGGTCATCGATTACCGGGATCCCGAGCAGATGGTGGAACAGGTGTTGCAGTTTTCTGCTGGAGGTGTGGACATCGTGCTGGACACCGTCAGTCGGGCCAGCAGCACCCTCGGGCTGCAAATGGTGCGCCCCTCAGGTCAATTGGCTTTCATCGCAGGGAGACCCGAGCCTGAAGCGGTTCAGCAACTCGGCCATCCCATCAAGGTCCATGAAGTGATGCTGGGGGGTGCACATGTGCGCAAAGACGATGCTGCGATCCGGGACCTTTCCAGAATGGGTGAGGCGTTGTCCAGCATGGTGGTTCAGGGCAAAGTGAAGGTCTTGATTTCACAGCACATTGGCCTGCCAGAAATTCCAGAGTGGCTGATCAAACTCAAGGCTGGAGAAGTGCCTTTTGGAAAAGTGGTGGCCACACTTTAA